Below is a genomic region from Pseudopipra pipra isolate bDixPip1 chromosome 6, bDixPip1.hap1, whole genome shotgun sequence.
ATTTGGAAAGGTCTTGCCACCCAAGCAGTattttttcagctctgccacAGACCTTGCCATATACTCACCGATGCAAAATACAGAGGTAAGAGGTTCTGAAATGCACAGGAACACGTCTGTTCATTCAAATGTCCCTGGTGCAGTCCTTCTAATGTATTTTCCTGCAAAATAAAGTGAGAACAAGCATGCCATCAGCAGTTGTTGGAAGAACAAACTCAAAACTGTGCACAGTACGTGCTTCATTCTTAAAAATGGGTAAAACAACCAGAACTTACAGCTCTCAAAGAAAGCCAGACATAGCTGACAGAAAAAGGTGTGAAAGCTCACACATCACAAGTCTCTTAACCTGAATGCTTCCATAATAAAAAGTGTCCAGCTCAGAAGGAGAGTTTGATAGTATTTCCTTCTCTTAAAATAAATTGACTTTCATTCAAAACAAATGGCAACGTACACCTAGAAAATTTATCATACAGAATCCTGGCCCTGAAAACCTGTGTCCCTGCTATCTCACACACTTGTTGCTACTTACCTTCTGACTGATTCTCTAAGGAATTCCCAGTATGCAACTGCACTTGCACAGAAAAATGCCCACATTAACGTCTTTTTTCTTACCTAACCTGCAGAAATCCCTCTGAAAATTTTGTTTATTCTTACCTTGGTTAGTTCTTGAAGCATATTGGAAAGTAATTCACAGCAAATATCCTTcaaaatttttaaatggaaatctTCCTCATTTATTTCAGTCCTTCCAGTCTCTTCTTGCTTGGACTCCTTGGAGTTATCAACAGCTCTCTTCCCACAGCCCTCCATGTATTGTAAGATACGAATCAAGCTCCCAATCAGAGGCATATCTTAATATAAAGTAACAAGAAAATTGAACTTTAACACTGAAAATTCTTCCCCATCCTTTCAAGGCATTAGAATTTTCAAACACACCACCAGATTTTACACAAAAGCTACAGGAATGTATATTCtgacagtgctgtgttttgttaCTCAAAGATCATTCTAAAGAAGCAAGGGGAAATGCAGTAGAAAACCCCAACCATTTTTCCTGCAAGCTAATCTGTATCTATAAAAACTATATGCCAGTGGTAAGGAGTACAAGAAGGAAAAGGTCTTTAGTAGTAAACCAGTGAGGGTAGTAGATTTACATCCAGATCATCCTATCTGACAAGCCAAACACACAATGTCTTTCTGCTGCAAATGACCCTGACTCACATTCCCAAGATAGGCTTTTAATTCTAAAGACTTATCCAGGAACTGAAAAGTAACAAGGGATAGATGGATTTAAGTAAGTGCAGAATATCCCCCtactaaaaacaaaaaacaaacaaacaaaaattacttttaagtCCTCATATTTTAGCAAAGATGAATTCTGTAATTTTCATTAAGTTACCAAACAGAGAAGACTGAGCAGAATTTGTAGATTCTGGCACTGTAACTCTTCAGAGACATCCAGTAACTGAACTTTGGGCTAGGTGTGATTTTGAGTCACCAGTAAAGAGTCTAACTGTATTCAAGTATGTCAATGAATTGAACCACCTTTCACCCCACATAAAGTCAATTGTGAACATAACtttaaatgaaggaaaaaagaaaaaagaacagaaaaaagcaCAACTTGCTTTTCCTCattaaatgaaggaaaaaagaaaaaagaacagaaaaaagcaCAACTTGCTTTTCCTCATCCTGGTGTATTCTTGCTCTGTCTGTGAAGCAAACATTGCAGACAGCACGGACAAAATAGAGGCCAATACAGTCTTCTGCTCCTGCACAATGATCGGTGGATCATCTGGCTGGCAAAGTTCCTGGCAAACGAGGTCATAAAGCAAACTCCAAGTCTCTTTTCCTCCATCAGGAGCCTGCacttgagaaagaaagaaagagaaccCACCAACCCAACAAATTTAATCTAGGTAGGTGAATTACAACTCTCCCCATTAAATATCCGACGATCCAGAAGCTCTGGCCACTCTGGGTCCCATCACACAGAGCAATTCAAGCGTCTTACCAATAGCCTGGATCCCCTCATCCACTGTAGTCAGGAGCTGCAGGATATGCATATAAACATCAAGTCCTTCTGGGTTATCTGATCTACACAGAACaagcaaaaagcaaagacaTGTTAAAGAGCCAATTACTGACTTTATATCCTGTGTGTTTTGGACACAGAGAAGCCTGTCAGCAGTCACTGCCATTCTCTTTGCTAACAAACTAGTTGACTCATTTCAAATTATAAGTACAGGAAAATGTATTCTAGTGATCCATCAAACTGTGCTGCTCCCACTAAAATCAAGATGTTCAGACACAAGGTTATAATGAACCTCCCCAGCCatgaaactgaaaagaaatctcACATACCGGACTTGTTTGGCTGCTTCAAGTATACAAGGCACAATCTTAAAATCTGGAAGTTCTTCAGGGGAATCATCTACAGATGGTCCCACAGACTGGCAAGTGCCGTTTTTAATCCAGTTTAACATCAGCTCTTCATCGAGATCGAAGAGTTTGTCCACCACTTCACCCACTTTTACCAACAAGTCAACTGCACAAGAGAGAATGTAAAAATTTCAACAAGACTAAAAATGAAGGGCAAAAATCAGCTCACAAAACATTAATATACACGTGAATTCAGAGTAAATTCAGTActgaaatatattaattttcttcatgacCTGCTATGGGTTGCTATGTTTAATTCCTTTATGTGGCACAAACCAAGTGAAGAGTTTGATAAATAGGAATTGTTGGAAAGCCCACTGATGTCTCCAACCTTGTCTTGCCATATGCAAAGCAAGAACTTTATTCTGCAAAGAGACTTCACATTCCTGAAAAGTCCTAACTTCTGCTTCTGAAGAAAAACTTTCCAAGATTTGTCCCTAGATATGCAGTTTGATGCCAGTCTTCCACCTGCCAATCTGCATTTTACTTAGGTAGATCTGTGATTTCAGTTGGATGAGCAGGATTTCGGAGCACTgtcattaataataataataataataataataaaaaacctgaaaaagcTAAATTATTAGGACTCTTTGACAAATCATAACTGCTGTTACAAATGAGTTGGATATGAAACATAAATGCTATTCAAAGTATTGCCATTTTTAGGAGTTTGGTGTGGTTTTTAATAAATTAGTTCTAAGAGAGATTTGCACACTACTGACTGTATACCCAAAGCCTGTACAGTATTCAGCTGCCACTCAGAGCAACTGAATCACTCCTCCAGTCACCATTCCACAAGTATGGcagttttaaaaacagtaaataCATGTatctgatttgaaaaaaaactaattaaatGAGGTCTTGTTTTAAGGTTCAAAAATTACACACGTATATCCCTGAACAAAGACCATGTCCTTTCCTTTCTTGTGGAAAATAACAATTTCTTCTGTTACACTTATTTTGATTCCCCGCAGagctttcttcttcctctgtgcCTGCTTTTTTGAttggttttatatatatttataaaccTGCAAGGGCAGGATGAGTTTGTTTTGGTGTCCTTTAAATTTATGAGGTTCCCTTTATTTTCAAGAAATTCTCCCAACTGAAAATACTTGTCTTTGAAACTGCAAACTTcagttcttattttttcttctgcaaaaacCCACTAATTCCCAACTTGTTTTGGCAACTTACCATTTGTAGAGCTGGACATGATAAAGCAAACACAGTCATACACGGAAGGGTTTTCTCGGATTCTCTCAACCCAGACATTGGCCACCTCAGGCTGGGACAGGCAAGTTAACAACAGCCTAGACAAGAATTCCTCATTTAATAAATTAGAAGCCAATTCAGTTCATTTCAGGTGTACAAGTGTAAATCCAAAATAATGAGAATGATGTGATAGAAACAGGAATCTACCTCACAGGAACTGATTCCAGGACAATGCAGAAACAATAAAAGATGAGGGGATGAGAGGATAATAAAACAGTGAGCCCATCTGTCAGTTTTCTTTCCAGGCCCCAGAACACAGCAGAACCACACTAACAATGCATTAATTTCTGAGATGTCCTACCTGCTTGTTTCCAGAAGAGTTGGGGAGTCTGAATCACACAAACGCTGCAGTAGCACTTGGCTTTAAGGagaaaatgcaaggaaaaaaagttaacaaAATCTatccttgtttaaaaaaacaggtataaaaagataatttcatAGCTGCAGCCATGTTCTGAGattaaaaacagctttttctaACTACTCATGCATTTTAAGTGTTTCAAGATTGCCAAACTTAAAAATCAAACATTCAAGAATTTCACtggtgattaaaaaaagaaataaaacagtggtctgtattcttttttccttcactgaacACTTCCCACACAAAAAAGGTCAGCCAAAACTATGTGAATGAAGATGAGGCACGGCAGGCAAACTTAGATCCTTTTACAACATGTACTTCATGACTGTGAGTCCAGAAAAGAAGTACTCGTGCATGTATGAAGCACATATACACTTACCCAAGATTCTCATCTTTACTAATGGACATGCATATGTCCTGGAAACAGGCCATATTTCCTAATATTCCCACGCAGATTTCCTGAAAAGTCAAAACACAGTATAATGAGGCAACTGCAATGTAGTCCAGGATTTCACTTCCAGAGCAGTAAGACAAAAGTAAGAGAGGTTCAAAGAGGGTGGGAGCACCCGTTGGATAACATGtttcagaaagggaaaaagctgctgcatGACAGCAACTGCAGCTGAAGGGAGAAGTGAGAATATgggagagaaacagccctgcaggcaccaaagtcagtgcagaaggaggggaggaggtgctccaggtgccagagctgaggttcccctgcagctcatggtgcagaccatggtgaggcagctgtgcccctgcagcccatggaggtctgTGGGGaatgcagagatccacctgcagcctgtggaagatcccacactggagcaggtggatgcctgaaggaaGGCTGTGAGCCCATaggaagcctgtgctggagcaggatccTGACAGGACCTGTGGACCCATGGAGAGaagagcccatgctggagcaggtttgctggcaggacttgtgaccctgtgggggacccacactggagcactCTGGGAAGAACTGTAGCCTGTGGGAATGACTGAcgttggagaagttcatggagaactgtcTCCTATGGGAGGGACTCCATgttggagcaggggaagaaaatgagGAGTCTTCCCCctaaagaggaggaaggagcagcagacacaacgtgtgatgaactgaccgcAACTCCCATTCCCTATTTCCCTGTGCTACTcaggggaagagggagagaatcaGGAACGAAGTCAAGCCTTGGGAGAAGGGAGGGCTGGGAGAAAGGTGTTTAtgaaatttgattttatttctcattatcttgctctgatttgattggtaataaattaaattatttcctcaaattgagtctgttttgcctgtgagagtaactggtgagtgatctctcctgTTCTTATCACAACCCATGaaccttttgttatattttctcttccctgtccagTTAAGGAGggggagtgacagagcagctttaGTGGGCACCTGATGTCCAGACAGGGTCATCCTGCCATACTTTTGCAGGTCTGACTAAACAAGTTCATGACCATTTCTGTTCAGTAATCATAAAACaagtaatgagaaaaaaaggcCAGGCTACTGGTTTTTATAACAGGTCTTGTAACTAGGATTGATTAACTCAGTCCCTCATCAGTTTACATGGGTGAGGATATGTGAGCAGACTTGTTTCAGCTTCAACATCACTGAAATACTTATTGATTACATTACTGATACCACAttaaaaacactgcaaaaaagcattctaaaattttattttgcattttctcgTGCTTCCCCTAATACATTCAAACATGCagtggaaggagaaggaagataaGAGTAAATGCATGTACAGAACTATCTACTATTGTTATTAACACACGACAGCTTTTTGACAGCTCATACTTACAGTAAGGCGAGGGCATTTTGATTTGGCAAAAACTCCCATGAATATATCGGGGGCGTTGAACTCCTGAAGGAATAAAGCAACATCCTGTGGAGAAAGTGAATGGGGAAGTAAATGGACTTCTACAATTTTCAAGAGCAAAATCAAACCCTTTCTCACGGCACAAGGACTGGATCAAAGAGATGACAAACTCGCTACAAAAATTTTGTTATTTGCTAACAGTGAATACCAATAATCCTTGCTTTTCAATGAGACAAGATCAGGAACTCAAACCCTTCTGGTGATTCAGGATGCCAATGAGACCAAAAGTCACATTGGCAAGGAAAGGTTCTTTTGTTCCTTATCCCAACAGAGGGTCAGAGACACTAAGTAAGAATCCAGTAAACACCATGTTTTAAGGCAAGATATCACCCCAacttataaaaagaaataagtgaagggGTTGCCATTAGCACCTGATCACACTATACAAAAGaaatttccttctcattttACCACATTAAAACACAACAACccagcaaataaaataattttatatatttatatatatatatatattaaaaacttGAGAATTTCTTCCAGCATTTGAGAATGTtgagaaaaataccaaaaagtTGTGCTACGTTGCCACTGCAAGTCTGTAGTCAAACTTTGAAAGGCTGTTTATCTATCAGAGAAAACTATGCTTTACCAGTAGGGCGCACTACAATTGCTAGAGGGAAATAAGCCTATTTCGAGAGCTGACCGAGCTCGGATGACTCTGTGCCTTCTGCCACGTCCAGGAGGATTCTGCGGGGCAGAACATCGCTCCTACCTCGTCCATCGACATGTCCCACACCTTGCAGATGTCATTCTCCATCTCCTCGTCCAGCTCCGTCCGGGCTCCCTCGGGGCTGGCGGCAGGATCCGGCTCCGCGGGGGCGATGACCTGGGACACGTCGGGGTGTGGGGGTGAGGGCTACACGACCCGAGTTAACCCCCCGCACCGCTCGGAAGCCGCTGTGTCCCCGGGTGTCCCCGGGTGTCCCCCGGGTGTGTCTCCGGGTGTGACCCCGGGTGTCCCCCCGGCCCCCGGAACGATCGCGCCGCACCCGCCCGGCGCTGACCGACACCGGCCCGCCGGCCCCCTCCCTCCCGGCGCCGCCGCACCTCGATGAGGCGGGTGAGGACGCTGAAGAGCCAGTGCTTGCTGTACACCGTGTTCCCCACCGcgtccccctcctcctcctccgcatCGCTGCACGGCGGCGACGGGTTGCGGTCCATGGCGGCCCCACAGCCGCGCGGGCacggcgaggcggcggcgcggccggaGCGGCACCCGCGGCCCCACAGCGCCCCCTGGGCACCGGCGGCCGCTGCCGCCCCAGCGGCCGTGCCAAGGCCGTGCCGGGATGGAGCCAGGATCGCACCGGCACCGTTCCGGGATCCGCCTGCCCTTGGCAGCCCCCGTGATGCCCCGACAccgccccgctgcccccgccccAGCGCCGTCCCCCAGTCCCGCGGCCCAGGAGGATGGATGCTCGCAGACGGGGGTACAGTTTTCAGAAGGATTTCTTTATTCGGCTGTACAAAAGCTAAGAAAGACTTTTTAgtcaccagcgcgcttgtagcaaatgtgggtagagcccttcccaaatcttcgttcgcgaagcctagccatgatgatgatgatgatgatgatgatgatgatgatgatgatgatgatgatgatgtacAAAGGCAAAGGGAGGTGTTAGAGCAGCAGGGGGACAGCCCTAGTACTTGCTGGGCAGCCCCTTGGGGCGGTAGCGGTTCGGGTTCCCGCCGTTCCGCCCCCACCTGTTCGCCTCCTGGTCCGCCCGGGTGTCCTCGGCGCCTCTGCCGCTCACTCTGCTCTGCCATCCCTCCCGGGCATCACTGCGGGGAAGGAGGAAAGTCACCTGAACCGACCGCATGAGCTCAGCCTCGTGTGGATCTCCTCACTCACATAAAGCAAGCACACTTTTCCTCAGTGCTTCTCAAGGTGAGATGCAGGCACATACTGAGCCTTGTCTGAGAGCCCGCATGGAACCCATAACTGTTACGTCGGGAAACGAACCAGCAAGGAAAGACAGTTTTTTATGACCAGAAATGCAGAGGAAGGAGTCTGCCTTCTCGGGAGGACAAGAAGAAAGGCCTCACACTCACGTGAGAGGAGAGCTACCATTCCTATAGAGACAGGCTGTCCAGACAGGAACTGCAtcccctcccctctgctgtCCTTCTAGGTGAAAAGCTGAGTACAAGTCAAAAAGGACTTCAACTGGAATGCCTGGATCTCTAGTAACTCGCCATTAACAAGCCAAGCACACTCTCTTACCTGATCACTCTTGCTGCCCAGGCACCACCAGGTCCTCTCCGGGCAGCGTCGTAATTCCCACGAGCATGGAAGTATTTGTCGGCACCTTTATAATTTGCCTCACGCATGTCCCGGTATGCTCTGTACATATCCCATGTTCCTGAAGAAAGTGGAGAAACAGAAATGATGTTGACTTGAGAAAGTCACACCATAAATAATTCAATGCCATTTCAGCCAGGAGCTGAAAGGCCAAAGGAGCAGTAACACAGAGCGGCACATCTCTACATCAGTCTTTGCACAGGGCTTTGCCCACAGAAAGCACCTGTGGGGGCTGATCAAGgccctctgccagcagcagaaaCCAGCTGTGgatctcccagctccaggggctgcatCCATTGGTAACCCTTGGGGAGCGGGTTCCTAAGAGGAGGGTCTATGGTAAGAGCAGCTTACCTCTCGCTGCATCCCGGACAAAGTGTCCAGCTCTGCGCAGTCCAGATCTGTCAGCACTTACACAAAGAACAACGGAGAGCAACATGAGGCAGACACAGAGCCTCATGGTTACTTGCCCAAGTCTGAGACAGAGCTGTGAGACAAAGAGATGAACAGTTCTGGAGCACCTTTGAGAGACTGCTGGCATAGCATCCACAACAcccacagctgtgccagggcagctgcccagggcccccTTCTACCCCTACGAGGAGCGGTATCCTCTGTGAGACCACAAGCTCAGCTAAGGACTCCACAACAGACGCAGATGCACATGAGAAACTTGCATTCTAGCATTCTCTGCTGCTCTTGTCAGAGAAGCCCCACATGCTAAAGCATTAGTCCTGTTCCCAAGTACCAGGTCCAAACACTGCATATAGCTCACAAATTCAGAATGTTACTCACCACTGCAGAAAGGCAAAGCCAAAGGAAGTGGAGATGGTCTCGTGTGCTCTCAGACTCAAAGAGGGTATTTATAAGCAATTCAAATCCTTCAAAAGAGGAAACTGTAAAGGATACACCCATGGCTAGGAATTCCCCACTACTCCCCCACTTTAAACACAGAAATCGTTATTGGAAACCTGCCCTTGTCCTTACTGAAAGTTCATAGCTTCTCTTACACAATTTTTTAGACAGTATGTGGTGCTTCTTCAGCTGTCCATGGGACTATTTGCTCCTCATAACAAGCAGACTGAGAAACTGCCTTGAAGACTGAAGTGTTCTGTGTGCTTGAAATGTTACACTTGACTTAAAGGTGACACTTTTTTTGGCCCTTGTGCTGGACAGAGCTTGGAAGGGAAGGTGCCTGGTTGTCTGCATGAAGCACAAGGTCAGGTCTGTGTCTGTGCACAAGCAACAGTCACCTGCATTACCAGAAGGACTGCAGGAACTGCTAAGTAAAATTCTCATGCATGCTGGGATGACCAGATGAATCCCAGAGTTGATGGAATGGAAAATGAGAAGTGTTGCTCTTAACTCCATTGCCAAGCAAACCACATACACCTGCGTCCCTGCTGATAATGCTCTAAGGtagcacagacacacacaccaTAAAGAGGCTCTGAATGGTTCATCCTGCCTTGGTTTGCTTTCACAGATCCTTCCCAAGGGACTTCCAGCCATCCTGCTGCAACGGCAGCTCAGTTGGGCTTAGGTGGGCTTAAACAAAGCAGAGTTTTTGATGCAGCAGTAAACATTTTACCTAAGGGGAAGTTCAGATCCATACAGCAACAACTCTGCtagattttaaaattcatatatTAACTATCAGGCCCTAGTGACATGGTTCAGAGTTTGAGTACCCACTGTGCTCTCCCTGCTCAGGAGCCTGCTTGCTTCCCTTGGTTAACTAGCAGAAAGCTCCAGGTTTGAGTGCAGTTGCACTGTAGAGAGAGGGTGCAGAAAGTCTTCCCTTTGTGTGGCTTCACACATGATTTAACAGGTCTAAGAGAGCATTTTACATTCTCCTCAGAAGAGTTACAGGTAGTTGCCCTGTTGACAAATCTGTCACTTTAAACAatttgctgctggagctgcagagcagaagcatGAGGTGAAAGAGGTGCAATAAAGCTAATAAAGTGCTATCAGGCAACTTTCCTTGGGCATCGCAGGACTTCAGCCAAGAGTTCAGCTTAAGAGGATACATTTTGCACAGACCGGCCTGGAGCGGTAGAACAGATACTCTATAGTACTCTGTATCTCTGAATGGAACAATGGGCAATGAGAATCTAAAGTTCAACCCAATGGACAAGTGAACCTTGCAAAAAGCAGGGAGCAGACACATAATTTTGTCCCCTGCCACCCATGAGCCCAGTGTTTCCCTCTGTAACAACAGCTCAGTTATTGCAGGAACTATGTTTTGCTGCAACCTCTGTTCACATCCTAGTCTCAACTTATGTTGCAACCTATGTTCTTACAGTACAGAGTTGCTCAAATTTCTTCTCTACTGGCTGCAAGTGGCCCTGTCaccttttcagtttaaaaaaaaaaaaaactggaaaattaCTCGGGTAAGGTGGGGTACAGGCATGTGCCATTTTGCTCTGGGACCTAGAACAGAGCATTGCCTTCAAAACTGACTGACGGTATTTTTTCCTACAAGAGCTCAGGCTTTTTGGACTATAGAGGATATTTCTGAATCTTATGCCATGTTTCACATTCTCTccaaacaaacattttctgtaaAGAGCAAAACATAAGAATAATTCCCAGATGGTAGGTGCTGGAGGGGATCTTTAGAAGATCTAGCAGTGTATCCCCTGGACTCCTCTCCAACAAGGACAGCAGTAGTGACAACAATGTGGGAGCTCCCTATGGTAGCCAAGATAAAGCTCTAGCTTTGTGCTCCAGCAGGGAATAGCCTGAGCTCTGCTTTCCCGTATCCTCTTGGCCTGCACTCCAGGTCACAACCCCTAGCTCACAGAAACAAGCTGCAGCCAAAACTGCTGCTTGCGCAACAGAAACAGACAAAGCTGCCTCTGAGCATGGAGAAGGGGCTGAACAAAGTATTTCTTTCTGGCCCAGCAAGAAAACTCTGGCTGCGTGTGCACACTGGGGAAACAACATACTGAAGGGTGCCCGGAGACTGTTTCCTGAGTTTGTACATTCTGATGTAATTAAGATAAAAAGCAACCCCATACTGGTTGCCCTTTAATTCTAAATATCTATAAATGTAAGCTACATTCCACAAACATTCCACAATTTTGCAATCTGAGAAAGTCAGATTGAGAAATCAGATAAGGTGAATTCCCAGCTCAGGCACAATCACAGATGCAGTTATTCTGGGAAGGAACAGTACATTATTTTAGTTTACATGTGCAATGATGCACCTCAGGAGTTTTGCCATGCTCCTGTATAGAATATTTACTAGCACTGACCTCAGCTTTATAGACCCGTAGAACAACTGCGAACTTGGCTCCTTTCAAGAAACAGATTGAAAATGCAGATatttatctgaaataaaatttatttctccAGAGGTTTTGATGATGATTTTAATAGTGAAATAATGTTTGAGGAGGGTatgatgctgttttctttcaaaaaaagaaaacaaacgcCACCACCACAGTTTCTATTTAAAGCTGCTCCAGGCAAAGCCCCTTTATTCACCTCTGCTTTTTAAGGCCTTCTTCCACCATCAGTGACCCACAAAAGCCAaggatgagctgcagctcatctgctCCAGTGCAGACTGGCTCAAGCCATCAGTGGTGTGTGCTCAGCTGTCTGACAGGAGCTGGTTTAGGGGCCACAGCTTTAGCATGAGAGCCTTGCTCTGTGCAGCTGCAACTTCTGAACAGAAGACCATTTTATTTCACAGTCCCTCCACCTTACCCCTCTGAGATGAAAACAAACTCATCCAGAATAGGAAACAGTGATTTTC
It encodes:
- the SAAL1 gene encoding protein SAAL1, which gives rise to MDRNPSPPCSDAEEEEGDAVGNTVYSKHWLFSVLTRLIEVIAPAEPDPAASPEGARTELDEEMENDICKVWDMSMDEDVALFLQEFNAPDIFMGVFAKSKCPRLTEICVGILGNMACFQDICMSISKDENLGQVLLQRLCDSDSPTLLETSRLLLTCLSQPEVANVWVERIRENPSVYDCVCFIMSSSTNVDLLVKVGEVVDKLFDLDEELMLNWIKNGTCQSVGPSVDDSPEELPDFKIVPCILEAAKQVRSDNPEGLDVYMHILQLLTTVDEGIQAIVQAPDGGKETWSLLYDLVCQELCQPDDPPIIVQEQKTVLASILSVLSAMFASQTEQEYTRMRKNMPLIGSLIRILQYMEGCGKRAVDNSKESKQEETGRTEINEEDFHLKILKDICCELLSNMLQELTKENTLEGLHQGHLNEQTCSCAFQNLLPLYFASVESFLEVLREADQTLADNLEKRFPSLKVHT
- the SAA2 gene encoding serum amyloid A-2 protein → MGVSFTVSSFEGFELLINTLFESESTRDHLHFLWLCLSAVLCLRLGQVTMRLCVCLMLLSVVLCVSADRSGLRRAGHFVRDAARGTWDMYRAYRDMREANYKGADKYFHARGNYDAARRGPGGAWAARVISDAREGWQSRVSGRGAEDTRADQEANRWGRNGGNPNRYRPKGLPSKY